The following coding sequences are from one Diospyros lotus cultivar Yz01 chromosome 7, ASM1463336v1, whole genome shotgun sequence window:
- the LOC127805556 gene encoding uncharacterized protein LOC127805556 has protein sequence METLGMEFRGLEDGRLGRKHDLETLGRKFKTKGTCPKCQKYHLGKPCRIGAPRCYSCGGTGHVARECPRGTVCFTCQKLGHISRDCPQKKGIVQFGANKGSMEPQWGRVFSLTREDASVNPSIIQGTMIFLDTPVQVLIDPGSTHSFILHALAHCLELEYGELGCPMNVSIPFGRQVETYIGYGDERIVLGNNEFPVELTSLDIQDFDIILGMDFLTKYNAKINCQAKTVELQADDGTWEKFRGQNRSGRIKWIIALKAVRMLEKGAYGYLACVQEDNKKVELRKTAVVREFPDVFPKDLPGLPPHREIELAVDVLPGTDPISIPPYRMAPAELRELKS, from the coding sequence ATGGAGACTTTGGGAATGGAGTTTCGTGGGCTCGAGGATGGAAGGTTAGGAAGAAAGCATGACTTGGAGACTCTAGGAAGAAAGTTCAAGACCAAAGGTACGTGCCCGAAATGTCAGAAATATCATCTAGGGAAACCCTGTAGGATAGGAGCCCCGAGATGCTATTCTTGTGGAGGAACTGGCCATGTGGCTCGAGAGTGCCCAAGGGGGACCGTGTGTTTCACTTGCCAGAAGCTTGGTCATATCTCTCGCGACTGCCCTCAGAAGAAAGGTATTGTTCAATTCGGGGCAAATAAAGGAAGTATGGAGCCGCAATGGGGACGTGTGTTTAGTTTGACGAGAGAAGACGCCAGTGTCAACCCGTCGATAATACAAGGTACAATGATCTTTCTTGATACACCGGTGCAAGTATTGATAGacccagggtctactcattcatttatattgcatgcattggcacatTGTTTAGAATTGGAATATGGAGAACTAGGGTGTCCCATGAATGTATCTATCCCTTTTGGAAGACAAGTAGAAACATATATAGGCTATGGGGATGAACGGATTGTATTGGGGAATAATGAGTTTCCAGTTGAACTTACGTCCCTAGATATTCAGGATTTTGACATAATCTTGGGGATGGATTTCTTAACTAAATATAATGCAAAAATTAACTGCCAAGCAAAGACAGTTGAGTTACAAGCAGATGATGGGACCTGGGAGAAGTTTCGAGGGCAAAACAGGAGTGGGAGAATCAAATGGATAATAGCCCTTAAAGCTGTTAGGATGTTAGAAAAAGGAGCATACGGCTACCTAGCTTGTGTACAAGAGGATAACAAAAAGGTTGAGCTTAGGAAAACGGCCGTAGTAAGAGAATTCCCTGATGTATTTCCTAAAGACTTACCTGGACTACCCCCTCATCGAGAAATTGAGCTTGCCGTAGATGTCCTACCAGGGACAGACCCTATATCAATACCTCCTTATAGAATGGCCCCAGCAGAATTAAGAGAATTGAAAAGTTAA